The DNA region GTGAACGACCGAGCAATAAGGGCCATGTGCGAATCCGTGCCTCCTTCACCGGCGACGAATCCTACGGCTTTCATCTCACGATATGCTATGATATCGTTGGGAGTAATAACCCGGCTGACAACGATTGTGTTGGGCGGGAGTTTCCTTAGCTTTGTTTCACTACCGCAAAGGTGCGAAAGTACTTTACTTGCAACCGCCTCGATATCGATAGCCATCTGACTCAAATAGTGATCGGATGATTGCTTCAACGGGGCAGTGGCTTCGCTGATCGCCTGGTTGTATACAAATGCGGCATTACGTTTATCGGAGCGGATACGATTCTTGACTGATTTTAGGAATTCGTAGTCGCCAGCGATAAGCAATTGGGCATCAAAGATTTTCGCCACCGGGCCACCTGCCTTGCGCAGGGCCGATGCCCGCATCTGGCGTAGCTCTTCGATAGTTGCTTCGATGGCTTGGTCAAGAGCGTCGGTCTCGGCGGTTACTCGGGAGACTGGGACAGGTGTTTTTGTGACATGAAAATCACCCGGCAATACTACAAAGGATGTCCCCAGCACGATACCGCTGGAAATCGACACTCCTTCTATGACCTTTCTCTTGCCGCTCATATCCTATCGCACTCCAAGCTTTCACTAACATTTTCACAGCCATGCAGTATAACCGAAGGGTCAAAAGAAAGGCAAGGGGAATATCAGTCCATTTCGCCGAAGCCGGATGCGATCACATCTAAAATCGCTTGCATCGCTTCCTCTTCGTCAGGTCCATCGACTTCGATTATCAGCTCCGAGCCCAATTCGGCCGCGAGAGTCATAACCCCCATGATCGATTTGCCGTTGACTGAATGATGATCTCTGGTCAGAAAAACGGTCGCTTCATACCGCGAGGCAGTGCTGACCAGAGCCGCTGAGGGGCGGGCGTGCAGACCAAGGCGATTAACAATGGTAGCAGTCTTCTTTAGCATGCGAACTCTTCGGCCAGGACAAAGCGCTTTCCCGACAGTTCCCGAATGACTCCCTTCAGCTCCAACGCCAGAAGATATTGGGTTATTTCTTCAATGGGTATCTGTGCCGTCCGGGAAATCTGGTCAATTTGAATAGGATCGGATGTAACCAACTCCATAATCCTGCGTTCGGGTTCGGTCAAGTCCGGCAGCGTCTTGAATTGTCGCGCCACTACTTCACCGCGCAGAGTTGGCAATTCGCTATAGATGTCATCCACGGAGGTGATCAAGGACGCGCCTTTCTTGATGAGTTCGTTGGTTCCAATGCTGGTGCCTACTCCCGGTGAACCAGGGACAGCGAAAACCTCTCGGTTCTGCTCCAGCGCAAGGGTAGCCGTAATCAGGGCACCGGATTTCCGTCCCGCCTCCACGACGACGACTCCTTCGGAGAAACCCGATATGATCCGGTTGCGCTCGGGAAAGTGAGCACGGTCAGGACGGGTACCTGGGAAGTACTCGGAGTAGGTGGCACCGGAGGTAGCAATATCCATAGCCAGCTGCTTGTTGGTGGTCGGGTATACATGATCCAACGAGCTCCCCCAGATTGCTACCGTACGCCCTCCGGCTTCGATTGCCCCCATGTGAGCAGCGGTGTCGATACCTTCAGCCATGCCCGAAATGATCACAATACCGTCGGCAGCCAGCCGTTTGGCGAAATTGAAGGCGAACAAACGTCCATTCTCGCTCGGATGGCGGGTACCGACAATTGCTATCATGTGGTCATCAGGTTTGGCCGGTAGACCCTTGCGAAACAGCAAAGGGGGTGCGGAAGCGATAGTGCTCAGGGCGTGTGGATAGGTATCATCATCTGGAAACAGTACCGACCATCCCAGGCGCTCTACCCGTTTTGCAATCTCGGCTGCCTTGCTTTCGTCAAATTGTGCCGCAATCACTTCCGCCAGTGAGCGGGATATTCCATTTACAGAGCAGAGATTGGTAAATGATGCCTTGCGCACCTCTGATACCGATCCGAAGACACGGATCAGTTTACCGAAACGCCCGCGTCCTACACCGGGAATCGACAGCAACCCAATGGTTTCGATTAGTCGTTGTTGCCGCTTACTGTCCATCAAGGGCTCGCTCTATCGTTTGAAGAAACCGGTCGGCTCCCTTTCGTGCAACGGCCGATAATGGAATATAGTCATTCGGCCACTCGTTGCAAATCTCTTTTAGGTCCTCGTCGCTGACTGTATCCGATTTTGTGATAACGACTATCGAAGGACGCCGGAGCAGGGCCGGGTCGAAACTTCTCAGTTCCTGCTTGAGCAATTCAAGTGTTTCCTCGATAGATTCATCATTGATATCAATGATATATACAATGAGGCGTGTTCGCTGGATATGTTTGAGAAACTGATGCCCCAATCCTTTTCCATCAGATGCCCCTTCGATCAATCCCGGAATATCAGCCATCACAAACGACTTGAACTCGCGCAACCTGACAATGCCAAGATTGGGTACCAGGGTTGTAAACGGATAATCGGCAATCTTAGGACGGGCCGCCGAAAAAGAAGCGAGAATCGTAGACTTACCAGCGTTGGGCAGTCCTACCAGACCAACATCGGCCAACAGCTTGAGTTCCAATCCGAGATGGAACGCCTGACCCGGTTTGCCATTGGTCGCTTTACGCGGTGCCTGGTTGGTGGGTGACTTGAAGTGGTCGTTGCCGAGACCGCCTTTGCCGCCTTTGGCCAGCACAACCTGCATTCCCGGTTCGTCGAGGTCAAGTATCAGCTCATCGGTTTCGAGATTCTTGACGAGCGTCCCGACCGGCAATCTCAGTACGGTATGTTGTCCGGATTTGCCTGTTTTTAGTCCGCCCGATCCGGGTTTGCCGTTGATGGCTTTGTACTTTCGCTTGTACCGGAAGTCGAGCAGGGTGGTCAATTGCGGATCGGCCACAACAACGATATCTCCCCCCCGACCACCATCACCCCCATCGGGACCACCCTTGGGGACAAACTTTTCGGTATGGAAAGAGACGCATCCATGACCGCCGTTGCCGGCTGCCACCTCAATTTTGACATAATCCACGAACATGTCGCAATATCTGGCTATGTTGATGCAAAGTCAATTTCAGAGTGCGCTGGTTTGTGCTTGCGTACAAGCCCTGAAAGCCCTGGTTGCTTGCTTGCAACCTGACCGGCGGGCGGGATGTTTACCAATATTCAAACATAGAAAACAGCCACTCATGTTACAGAGTGGCCATTTCAATCCAACCCAATTTTCACGGTCGAAAATATCGATACCGGTTGCCTTCTATATCGCCAGACTTCCGAAAGCTTTCAGACCCGGAAAGACCGCTACACAGCCGATCTGTTCTTCGATCCGAAGCAGCTGATTGTATTTGGCGATTCGATCCGAACGACAAAGCGAACCGGTTTTGATCTGTCCGGCTCCTGAGGCCACTACGACATCGGCGATAGTCGCGTCTTCGGTTTCGCCCGATCGATGCGATACAATGGCCGTGAACCCGGCCTTATGCGCCATGTCGATGGTGTCCAGAGTTTCGGTAAGAGTACCGATCTGGTTCAGTTTGATAAGAATCGAATTCGCGCTTTTCTCTGCGATACCGCGGACCAGTCGTTTGGGATTGGTGACAAACAAATCGTCACCGACGATCTGTATTTTGTCTCCCATTTCGGCTGTCATTTCCGCCCAACCATCCCAGTCGTCTTCGGCCAGACCGTCTTCGATAGAGATTATGGGATACTTCTTACAGAGATCAGCATAGAACTTCACCATCGCCGACGAATCCAGCTTCTTGCCTTCAGCGGCCAGGACGTACTTTTTGGTCTTAGCGTCATAGAACTCGGTCGAGGCCGGGTCAAGAGCAATTCGAATCTGACTTCCGGGTTCGTAGCCAGACTTGCCAATAGCCTTCATGATGACTTCAAGCGCTTCTTCGTTCGACTTGAGGTCGGGTGCAAAACCGCCTTCATCTCCAACAGCAGTGTTGTATCCTTTGGCGGCCAGGACTTTTTTGAGATGACCAAATATCTCGACACCCATCTGCAACGCCTGGCTGAAAGACTTCGCCCCGACCGGCATGACCATGAACTCCTGTAGATCGACGTTGTTGTCGGCATGTTTACCGCCGTTAATGATGTTCATCATAGGCACCGGGAGAATCTTGCAATTGCAGCCCCCGATATATTCGTAGAGGAATCTTCCGCGTGATTCAGAGGCCGCTTTGGCAGTAGCCAGCGACACACCCAGCATGGCATTCGCGCCCATCTTGCTTTTATTCTCGGTGCCGTCGAGATCGATGAGAAAGTTGTCCAACGACACTTGGTCAAACGGATCAATATCGTCTCTCATCAACGCTGGCCCAATCTTCTCATTTACATTTGCGACCGCTTTGGTCACACCTTTGCCGAAAAAGAACTTCTTGTTCCCGTCGCGAAGCTCTACCGCTTCATGGGCTCCGGTTGATGCTCCCGAGGGGACCGCTGCCCGCCCCAGAGAACCGTCGGAGAGGATTACGTCCACCTCCACAGTGGGAGTGCCGCGACTGTCGAGAATCTGCCGGGCGTGGATGAATTGGAAATCAGACATGCTAATTCCTTTCGGACAAAGTATGTTTCATATTCTTGGGCCGAAGCTATCAGGCGTCGTTTGAGGAATCAAGTTTGAAACCGACTCTGCCTGATTTTGTCTTCTCTTCCAAAACAGGAAAGGAGAATTTGTCCAAAAAAGTATGGGGTACAACCCATACGTTCGACACAAACGTTGAACCTTATGTTGGTGATAGACTGCCACTTACGCTGCCGGCACATAATTTGATACTGTTCTGGTTAAGAGGACAACATCCTCGCACGACATCAGGTCAGCGGATTAAAACAGGCTGACTTTGGGCCGGCTCTGTCCGGCCTTTTTTTATGCTTATCTTAACACCTCTGCCTGTTTGCTTGCGGCTTTCCCATCGAGTGCCCGGCTCAATCATGCTAACACTATTCCTTGTTACGTTTCATGGGTGCCCTTTCATAGGTGTTTGGGCCGGATCTCATGGGCGGCAGACGCCCTCGTCTGCCGCTACATAATTCATAATTAGGTGCTTGGCTCAAAATGGCTTTGTTTGGTAATATGCGTTTTGTGTTATGGTGTAACTCCCTGGCATTGGGTGCGTAAGACGAATTTGCTTATAGTTTCAAGCGGTGAAATTGTAGTGAATATGGGGCACTTTTCGTATTGCTTTTGGATATGAATTGGTTTTTGTCTGTTTGGTGCTTGTGTCATACCGAAGGGGATGGGGAAAGAAACAAGGGTGAAGCTGTAGGGGAAGTGTGGACAGGCAAGCCTGTTTTTTCAGTGATAACCTACATCCTAGGTGTTTATGCCGATCCCAATGTAGGAGGTGAAGTATCTAGATTACTTGTTCTTCCGTTCATCCCCCACCAATAGTTCAACTTCCTCCTGAATAACCCTTCGACACATCCTCTGCAGATGAGTGAATAATTCTCGTTCGCGCATATTCAGGTTGCTCTTGCCGGAATGCACAATTTTAGACCGAACATCGTAGATATCCTTAAACATAACCTGAATATCCTCTCGCTGCTGGTGAGTTTTGCTAATCAGGTAGGCGCAGCGATTCCTTAGCAGGGCACCGAGGCCCGTTGCTTCGGAATCTGTTTTGCTGCCGAGTAGAATTTCCAGTACTACCATAGCCTGTACGAATGATAGTAGTTCGTTAGTCCCGCCCAAACTATCAAAGAGCCACTGGCTCGCCAGCAAGAGCTTCCGAGCTCTTTCCGGGTTCTCAAATGCGCATTTTATTTTGTCTAACCTCCCCTTTACCCATTCGACCCATTTGCTGTCAAGTTGTTCATCTTCACCAGCATATCGAAAACACAAGTCACGATAAGTATCCGATACGGTCGCCTCCAGTACACCGCTCCGATCCATTACCCATATGCCAGTTTCAGAATGATGAATAGTATACCGTAATTTGGTTGGAGCAAGTCGATAGGTATGTTTCACCTCGAACAACTGCAAGGCAATCCCCATTCCACAGAAAGCCTTCAACAGAGAGGTAGCCCTAGAGATCGCTCCAGTCGTCAGGAATGATCCCATGAAACCATCTACACTTACTTGAATATAGGTAGATGATTGATCCCACTTTCGGGGACCTGTCCCAGGGATGCCAACAAGGTCACCAAGGGACGGAGCATCGTTTGTCCCTACATCATCGCCGAGGGGAAAATCTCTCTCAAAGGTGTCATCCGGGCTTACTAATCGGACAGAATCTCCGAGCGAATACTCCTTTAATGTACGCGCAAAGAAATCACCAAAACGATTATCGAACTTTATCGTCAGACAATAATCCCAAGGTAATGACTCAAAATCGGAGACCAACCGTTGTGCGATTGCTGTGAGATCTTCATATCCCTTTAGCTCTTGTAGCAATAACGATAGTGAGCTCGAGTCGTATTCTTGGGTCTTGGCAAGCCGCTCTGATAGATGATTATAGAGAAAACTGAAGAGAGGTGTCTCACCCACGTATTCTTCCAACACCCTTGTCAAGTCGCCGCTCTTAGGCATTATTGACTCAGCCCGAATCAAAGTTACGGCAGACTCCCAGTCAAGAAACACCCGATTCTTAACTTTCACCTGTGCGAGCAAATCTGCTATCTTCTCTGAAAGTCGCTTTACGCAATCTCTATGTAGACCAAGACTCATCGTTTTCTGCCCCTGTAATATGCGACCGACACTATTTCTTTTAGTCATGTGGGTCAAGCCGCCTGTCCACTTGACATTGACAACATCGTCGAGATAATCAAGAGGCAGGCCGCTTGACCTACAAAATTCTATTCATCAAGACAGTCTATATGCTCACTGATCCCACAGCAAGCTGTGGGCCACCAACACCCCCTGCTAAAACTCCCCCACCCTTTTCAGCGCCCTGGCGAATTTGGAGGTGGTCTGGTGTGTAAACGGAATCGACAAAGAAGAAAACATGCGGCGGAGATCATTGAGCACACCATCAAGGCGGTCTTCATCCGGTAACTCGACCTCAAGTTCATAACCTACCGAACCATCAGAATAAGTCGTAGTGTCTACTTCAAGCGTGTACGTATGATCACCCAACTGGAACTCTTTACGCTGACGATGATTCTCAAACCGTACCAGTCGAGCCAGGCTGATCTGTCCGAATTTCTCTTTGACATAAACAATCGGAGCAATATCGAGATCAAGGATGTCGTGTTTGAGAGCTATCACATCGCCGGCAATTTCAAACGGAATCGACGCTTCTATTTCATCCCTGATCGCGACTTTGTCCGACCCTGAATTGTCACCTTTGAGTGTGACCAGCCCGGTCTGGGCTTCGGTCCGTACTCGCAACGCCCAACCACTGCCCGACAAGACACCATCTTCGGTATCAAAGAAGCAGTTGACCTGACGCACCTCATTGTCCAACTGCCCGATAAACCCGACGAATTTCAGGTAATTGGTGAACGATTCGAGATCGAGTTTGACCTCAATCTCCCGTTGTAATTGATTCTTCGAATTCATCCCAGTCACAATATAGCAACATTCGGGGTCGAAACGCCACTCTTTTGTGGGGGCAAGGGTCTCTTTTTTGCTTTATGCGAAGGACGCCGTAGCGTGGAGTGACCGGGAACAAATGGGGCAGACGAGGGCGTCTGACGCCCACTGAAACGCCGTAGCGTGGAAATACCGGGAGCAGCGTGAGCCACTCCCGGTGTGATACTTAGCTGAGGTATTCTTCCGTGATATTCTGATTTGTTTCCGCGTCGAAAACACGGTATTCCTGGACCGGGATAGTGGTATCGCGCACGACATTGATCTTGAATTTGTTTATTTTCATAACGCGCTCGATACGATTGGTGCCGTTGTCAACCATTGCCTCGGCCAGATGCGGACTGACGACGAGGTTGAAACGATGGTATTTGGCCCCAGCTTTTGCTCGCAGGAACCAGCGTTCGATCTTGGTCGCCAGGGTTTCTTTCGAGACAATACGCCCCCGACCACCACAAGTAGGACAGGGATCGGAGAGAGCCTGCATATGCGAAGGGCGTACACGTTCCCGAGTCATTTCTACCAGCCCGAATTCGGTAACCGGGTTTATCGCACCCTTGGCTCGATCCGGCTGGAAGTACTTCTGGAATTCTTCGTGTAGCTTGCGCCGGTTCTCCCGACTATACATATCAATGAAATCACAGACAATCAAACCTCCAATGTCGCGCAGACGAATCTGACGCGCGATCTCTCGGGCGGCGTCGATATTGGTCTGAAAAATCGTCGTCTCCTGGTCTCTACCACCCGTGTAGCGACCGGTATTGACGTCAATAGTTACCATCGCCTCAGTCTGGTCAATAATCAGATATGCTCCGCGTTTGATCCAGACTTTATTGTCCATCATGCGGTCGATCTCGGTTTCCAGATCGTACATATCAAACAGCGGCTGAGCACCTTTGTATAACTCAACCCTGTCCTTGAGATGGGGCATTACCTGGCGGGTGAAGCTGATGACTCTTTTGTAATCCGCTTTGTTGTCGATCAGAACACGCTCGACGTCGTCGGTGAACACATCGCGTATCATCGATACCACAATATCGGCTTCTTTATGGATCAGAGCGGGAGCGGAAGAACTATCGGCTTTTTTCTTGAGCTTGGCCCAGAGCTTAAGACCGCGCTTGATATCAGCCCGTAATTCACGCTCCTCCTTGCCCTCAGCTTCAGTGCGGATAATCAGGCCAAATCCTTCCGGTCTGTCCGGCGCGGCAGCTTTTTTCAGCCGACGGCGTTCACCCCAGTTGGTGATTTTCTTGGACATTCGGATATGGTCATCATTCGGCACCAGGACGGTATAGCGACCGGGAATAGATATCTCCGATGTAATCCGGGGGCCTTTGGTGGAGATTGGTTCTTTTATGACCTGAACCAGAAGCTCCTGGTTTCTCTTCAGGACAGCTTCGATTCGCTCCCGTTTGCGTTTGCGCACGATTTCGGCAGGAGCCTCTTCTTCACCGTCAGGATCGTAGGAAGAACCGTAGTCTTTGCCTATGTCGGACGAGTGAAGGTAAGCCGCTCTTGGCAGTCCGATATCGACAAAGGCGGCGCCCATTCCGGGCAGAACGGTTTTGATAATGCCTTTGTAAATATCACCGACCATACGGTCGCTGTCTGGGCGTTCAACTTGTAACTCAACCAGGAGGTCATCCTCGATCATGGCGACTCGTCGCTCATAGTCGGTTGAGTTGATTAGAATCTCTTTTTTCATAATTTGCTTTCTATCTGTTCCGGCAACTCGCCGAAACATTCCCCTTCTGCGGGATGGTAGCCATTGACAAACGACGTACCATCCATCGTTTTCTTGCCCTGGGGCATAATTTTTGATATCTCAACCACCGATCCGGCGCACCGAACCAGCAGCTTTCTCTTGTGTTTAATGATCGACCCCGGCCTCTCTGACGAGCCCTTCTCGTCGATCATACTCATGTCGGTGCTTGAACACTCCAGCACCTTCATCCGTCTACCGCGGAAAAAAGTATAAGCACCCGGCACCGATGACAACCCACGCACAAAATTGGTGACATTGTGGGCGGGAAATCCGAAATCGATCATGGCGTTTTCGGGGGTGATCTTTGGCGCAGGACTGGCCAGCGAATGATCCTGTATCACCGGCACGAAGTCGCCCTTGTCCAGCATATCGAGTGTCTGGAGCAGGAATGGCCCACATCGGTCCGACATCCGAGCATAAAGGGAATCAAAGTTGTCGTCCGGCTCAATCGCCACTCTTTCCTGCAGAATGATGTCTCCAGTGTCCACAGTATCGTTGAGGACAAAACTGGTCAAGCCGGTTTCCTTTTCACCGTTAATCAAGGCCCAATTGATCGGGGCGGCACCGCGATATTTGGGCAACAGGGAACCATGAATATTGATCGAGCCCAGACGCGGCAGCGTATAGAGCTTCTGCGGCAGAATCTTGAAGGCCACCACTA from Candidatus Zixiibacteriota bacterium includes:
- a CDS encoding HPr family phosphocarrier protein, with product MLKKTATIVNRLGLHARPSAALVSTASRYEATVFLTRDHHSVNGKSIMGVMTLAAELGSELIIEVDGPDEEEAMQAILDVIASGFGEMD
- the dprA gene encoding DNA-processing protein DprA, with translation MDSKRQQRLIETIGLLSIPGVGRGRFGKLIRVFGSVSEVRKASFTNLCSVNGISRSLAEVIAAQFDESKAAEIAKRVERLGWSVLFPDDDTYPHALSTIASAPPLLFRKGLPAKPDDHMIAIVGTRHPSENGRLFAFNFAKRLAADGIVIISGMAEGIDTAAHMGAIEAGGRTVAIWGSSLDHVYPTTNKQLAMDIATSGATYSEYFPGTRPDRAHFPERNRIISGFSEGVVVVEAGRKSGALITATLALEQNREVFAVPGSPGVGTSIGTNELIKKGASLITSVDDIYSELPTLRGEVVARQFKTLPDLTEPERRIMELVTSDPIQIDQISRTAQIPIEEITQYLLALELKGVIRELSGKRFVLAEEFAC
- the obgE gene encoding GTPase ObgE gives rise to the protein MFVDYVKIEVAAGNGGHGCVSFHTEKFVPKGGPDGGDGGRGGDIVVVADPQLTTLLDFRYKRKYKAINGKPGSGGLKTGKSGQHTVLRLPVGTLVKNLETDELILDLDEPGMQVVLAKGGKGGLGNDHFKSPTNQAPRKATNGKPGQAFHLGLELKLLADVGLVGLPNAGKSTILASFSAARPKIADYPFTTLVPNLGIVRLREFKSFVMADIPGLIEGASDGKGLGHQFLKHIQRTRLIVYIIDINDESIEETLELLKQELRSFDPALLRRPSIVVITKSDTVSDEDLKEICNEWPNDYIPLSAVARKGADRFLQTIERALDGQ
- the eno gene encoding phosphopyruvate hydratase; amino-acid sequence: MSDFQFIHARQILDSRGTPTVEVDVILSDGSLGRAAVPSGASTGAHEAVELRDGNKKFFFGKGVTKAVANVNEKIGPALMRDDIDPFDQVSLDNFLIDLDGTENKSKMGANAMLGVSLATAKAASESRGRFLYEYIGGCNCKILPVPMMNIINGGKHADNNVDLQEFMVMPVGAKSFSQALQMGVEIFGHLKKVLAAKGYNTAVGDEGGFAPDLKSNEEALEVIMKAIGKSGYEPGSQIRIALDPASTEFYDAKTKKYVLAAEGKKLDSSAMVKFYADLCKKYPIISIEDGLAEDDWDGWAEMTAEMGDKIQIVGDDLFVTNPKRLVRGIAEKSANSILIKLNQIGTLTETLDTIDMAHKAGFTAIVSHRSGETEDATIADVVVASGAGQIKTGSLCRSDRIAKYNQLLRIEEQIGCVAVFPGLKAFGSLAI
- a CDS encoding CYTH domain-containing protein is translated as MNSKNQLQREIEVKLDLESFTNYLKFVGFIGQLDNEVRQVNCFFDTEDGVLSGSGWALRVRTEAQTGLVTLKGDNSGSDKVAIRDEIEASIPFEIAGDVIALKHDILDLDIAPIVYVKEKFGQISLARLVRFENHRQRKEFQLGDHTYTLEVDTTTYSDGSVGYELEVELPDEDRLDGVLNDLRRMFSSLSIPFTHQTTSKFARALKRVGEF
- a CDS encoding Rne/Rng family ribonuclease, which translates into the protein MKKEILINSTDYERRVAMIEDDLLVELQVERPDSDRMVGDIYKGIIKTVLPGMGAAFVDIGLPRAAYLHSSDIGKDYGSSYDPDGEEEAPAEIVRKRKRERIEAVLKRNQELLVQVIKEPISTKGPRITSEISIPGRYTVLVPNDDHIRMSKKITNWGERRRLKKAAAPDRPEGFGLIIRTEAEGKEERELRADIKRGLKLWAKLKKKADSSSAPALIHKEADIVVSMIRDVFTDDVERVLIDNKADYKRVISFTRQVMPHLKDRVELYKGAQPLFDMYDLETEIDRMMDNKVWIKRGAYLIIDQTEAMVTIDVNTGRYTGGRDQETTIFQTNIDAAREIARQIRLRDIGGLIVCDFIDMYSRENRRKLHEEFQKYFQPDRAKGAINPVTEFGLVEMTRERVRPSHMQALSDPCPTCGGRGRIVSKETLATKIERWFLRAKAGAKYHRFNLVVSPHLAEAMVDNGTNRIERVMKINKFKINVVRDTTIPVQEYRVFDAETNQNITEEYLS
- the fmt gene encoding methionyl-tRNA formyltransferase; translated protein: MRLVFMGTPGFACKPLACLAESKHELVAVVTGPDEPTSRGRKTLPTAVCCEAIEHGLPVFKPAKLKSRKLRESLAELRPDLFVVVAFKILPQKLYTLPRLGSINIHGSLLPKYRGAAPINWALINGEKETGLTSFVLNDTVDTGDIILQERVAIEPDDNFDSLYARMSDRCGPFLLQTLDMLDKGDFVPVIQDHSLASPAPKITPENAMIDFGFPAHNVTNFVRGLSSVPGAYTFFRGRRMKVLECSSTDMSMIDEKGSSERPGSIIKHKRKLLVRCAGSVVEISKIMPQGKKTMDGTSFVNGYHPAEGECFGELPEQIESKL